In the genome of Sebastes umbrosus isolate fSebUmb1 chromosome 14, fSebUmb1.pri, whole genome shotgun sequence, one region contains:
- the evplb gene encoding envoplakin, protein MSNKKEYSPVKINKTQATDLAVVIARMQKNADQVEKNILSSEELLAVDTKRDGKNQALIHQKENAYNLGQAEQLLKDLFMDVDKAKRLGHPQAHEIEKDVKNLHDRWVKDCAIYRELYAQGLVLEPKPKIDWGPLLDEKLKELKADGYGPNLTDVEKQIAEHNILHQEIEAYNAQLTPSSAASQEQYAAFKERYAKLYESSQQRRIHLASLYEYVQSCTKELVYLSGQQERVLQRDWSDRMVDPAGVRMEYEKFKNNGLLAHESEINKLQEEGDHLAETRHPGSSTIKAHRDAVQAEWQAFLNLCLAQELHLDNIEDYRKFQLDAEILSESLERLSGNMDPKSLADKSNSEVLLALEGDEPAIKRNEQRLVALKDSSSGVVPLKLRRTRSTVPTTVVSLCDWADKEDAVRRGEELILKSNSDNRNWELQSSGGQTRTLPGACFMIPPPDAEALDKVNSLNRALTDLKSRRSALMTSLKNPTVEVVRPQKAATVRSAPEDPRAADLVSELDRINRALERSEKEILSRLRTPLDNRSPTEDLANRLQEHERSALTVRKLESEKSAVQREMESILANKPLGPNTSTLPIKLSAANNKIDDINTLLDLYNQKATASMYLEKRKQNVEGIVSGFEEKLAKDGAILDQPNALQSRNQQLQLMRKDVVSKKDELTKLGRDLDLTEQACSSLKRGFNEYCPDIGRQENEVKQLKNRYTNVNNQLQERSGLIQEATSKNQDFKNAVQSLDFFLVNLPNNAIKPTDDVAQIAAKQSSQKKVMEDIKKKSGDLDRVRYLSRDLQGVLNEYGVKSNIYCGTLNDDDDDDDDDDDDEDDRPVLKKRHTSTMAQAVQRKEQDLVNLFSEVSAENNQLHSQLGTAKNIKTMNEDKVSRVVVNQQLQLQSQRKDIEESGGLKTELSEEVERRLHAERDLETYRKRFVSLKNRRGVERMEEKEVVQYYRDPTLEVELKSFRNRIQDETVKRTRTNSEIEIIRERIIKLETELIKVEPKLINRVLTEYERDPQLDKEATRIRDEMHRIRLEHQTRDTETVHVKTELTVLSQQKQRIKETIVKKEVVRLEKDPEMLKAVLTFQSDISGEQLHCKSLNDSIFSTRSQINTLERVIPTIQPKIVTKVVKQVQQDPEMQEESKKLRMALEEEKDENVILMKDLTTLQLRYSEVDKIRAKVEVKEIINEIYRVDPETELELVRLRKELHDFSRNRTDLEREIKTITTTLTTLRAQKPKVEYKEVTQEVIIEEKSPEVTRELQRLNNQDARLQVNYDTTLELLMRLRKERDELKAEKSKVQTTIVNKQLIKYENDPLIEKEADRLRRNVREEIHQRRSVEECVFDLQNQYIVLERQKPEEKIVMQEVVRLQKDPRQILEHEKLNKNMDDELKGRRKIELEVRQLRALIQDKESTLAQMDERQKKIQVESELRQIKSRILELENSPAPVEERIVIEEVLKVERDPKLEKLTDGIRVDFETESTNISRLDREIRNLRLKLELLQKEKSIEKVVYREVVRVEKDPQVEAERDHLRELVMQERNLRRDQEDHTQNIQLKITHIQTSQSMSSQEEITYVTNRDALQREKEDLLRQLKMLESERQNISITFQQQSKLMSERNQMGRQRSLKSSSEIQRMEKEILNEKDKIHQRDALIIELQNSVQKEDHSETHTRETNLSTRISILDPETGRDMSPYDAYVQGLIDRNHYIHLSELECDWEEITSTGPDGDTTILQDRKSGNQYSIKNALRDGRLTQYDVTRYKEGKISISEFALLVAGETRKPIVPPIPVPRTPTKPPPASPLSSMPSSLRTSYTSLNSHQSGSMTNLSASPGDEHFPISGILDTTTESRMSVRSALTRKLLDPDTALKLLEAQAASGGIVDLTKKDKLSVHKAAERGLIDSSDMYKLLNAQKAFTGVEDPITKDRLAVGEAAKKGYIPAENARRYMEAQYLTGGFVNPAKPGRLSLDEALASDIIDSATAEELRDEASHTKELTDPITKEKISYKQAMDRCKRDVSTGLLLLPATSTDAANAPSYSNYRFNSSYSKV, encoded by the exons ATGTCGAACAAAAAGGAATACAGTCCGGTAAAGATCAACAA GACTCAGGCTACTGACCTTGCTGTGGTGATCGCTCGCATGCAGAAGAATGCAGACCAGGTAGAGAAGAACATCCTGTCATCGGAGGAGCTGCTTGCTGTG GACACAAAGCGCGATGGGAAGAACCAGGCCCTGATCCACCAGAAGGAGAATGCCTACAACCTGGGGCAGGCCGAGCAGCTGCTGAAGGATCTCTTCATGGACGTGGACAAGGCCAAGAGGCTGGGGCACCCGCAGGCCCACGAGATAGAGAAAGA TGTGAAAAACCTCCATGATCGCTGGGTGAAGGACTGTGCCATATACAGGGAGCTGTATGCCCAGGGGCTAGTTTTGGAGCCGAAACCAAAGATCGACTGGGGTCCTCTGCTGGATGAGAAACTG AAAGAGTTGAAGGCAGACGGATACGGTCCCAACCTGACCGATGTAGAGAAGCAGATTGCAGAACATAACATCCTGCACCAGGAGATCGAGGCCTACAACGCCCAGCTGACGCCCAGCTCCGCCGCTTCACAg GAGCAGTACGCCGCCTTCAAAGAGAGATATGCAAAACTTTAc GAGAGCTCCCAGCAGAGACGCATCCACTTGGCCTCTCTGTACGAGTACGTGCAGAGCTGCACCAAGGAGCTGGTCTACCTGTCAGGCCAGCAGGAGAGGGTCCTCCAGAGAGACTGGAGTGATCGCATGGTCGACCCCGCGGGAGTCCGCATGGAGTATGAG AAATTCAAAAACAACGGACTGCTGGCACACGAGAGTGAGATCAACAAGCTGCAGGAGGAAGGAGATCATCTCGCTGAAACGAGACACCCGGGCAGCTCAACAATAAAG GCACACAGAGATGCTGTGCAGGCTGAGTGGCAGGCCTTCCTCAACCTGTGTCTGGCACAGGAATTACACCTGGACAACATCGAAGACTACAGGAAG TTCCAGCTTGATGCGGAGATTTTGTCCGAGTCCCTGGAGAGACTCAGCGGCAACATGGACCCAAAGTCTCTGGCCGACAAGAGCAACTCTGAGGTCCTGTTGGCGCTGGAG GGAGATGAACCAGCAATAAAGAGGAACGAGCAGCGCCTGGTTGCCCTCAAGGACTCCAGCAGCGGCGTCGTGCCTCTGAAGTTACGCCGAACGAGGTCCACCGTACCCACCACTGTAGTGTCCCTGTGTGACTGGGCAGATAAAGAG GACGCAGTGAGGCGTGGTGAGGAGTTAATCCTGAAGTCCAACTCTGATAATAGGAACTGGGAGCTTCAGAGCAGCGGTGGGCAGACCAGGACCCTCCCTGGGGCGTGTTTCATGATCCCTCCACCTGATGCTGAGGCGCTGGATAAAGTAAACAG TCTCAACAGAGCGCTGACGGATCTAAAGAGCCGTAGATCTGCACTAATGACCTCTTTGAAGAACCCCACTGTGGAGGTGGTCCGTCCTCAGAAGGCAG CTACCGTTCGAAGTGCTCCAGAGGATCCCAGAGCTGCAGATCTGGTCAGTGAATTAGACCGGATCAACAGAGCCCTGGAGCGGAGTGAAAAAGAAATCCTGAGTCGACTCAGAACCCCGCTAGACAATCGCAGCCCCACTGAGGACCTGGCGAACAGGCTGCAAGAGCACGAG AGATCTGCTCTGACTGTGAGAAAGCTGGAGTCAGAGAAGTCTGCGGtccagagagagatggagtccATTCTGGCCAACAAACCCCTGGGACCCAACACCTCCACCCTGCCCATCAAACTCAGCGCTGCCAACAACAAGATTGATGACATCAACACTCTCCTCGACCTTTATAATCAAAA agCTACAGCCTCCATGTACCTGGAGAAGCGGAAGCAGAACGTGGAAGGCATCGTCTCTGGGTTTGAGGAGAAGCTGGCTAAAGATGGCGCCATTCTTGATCAACCCAACGCCCTCCAGAGTCGCAACCAGCAGCTGCAG CTTATGCGTAAAGATGTCGTCTCAAAGAAGGATGAGTTGACTAAATTAGGCAGAGACTTGGACCTGACAGAGCAGGCATGCAGCTCCTTGAAGCGGGGTTTCAATGAATACTGTCCAGACATCGGCCGCCAGGAGAATGAGGTGAAACAGCTGAAGAACCGTTACACCAATGTCAATAATCAGCTCCAGGAAAG GTCTGGTCTCATACAAGAAGCAACCAGTAAAAACCAAGATTTCAAGAATGCTGTTCAGTCACTGGATTTCTTCTTGGTCAATTTGCCCAATAATGCGATCAAACCTACAGATGATGTGGCGCAGATAGCAGCCAAGCAGAGCTCTCAGAAG AAAGTGATGGAGGACATCAAGAAGAAATCCGGGGATTTAGACAGAGTCAGGTATCTTTCCCGTGATCTGCAGGGCGTCCTGAAT GAGTACGGCGTTAAGTCAAACATTTACTGTGGCACTCTGAATGATGAcgatgacgacgacgacgatgatgatgatgacgaagATGATAGACCAGTCCTAAAGAAACGTCATACTTCAACTATGGCTCAGGCTGTACAGAGAAAG GAACAAGATCTAGTGAACCTTTTCTCTGAGGTGTCTGCAGAAAACAACCAGCTGCACAGCCAGTTGGGGACAGCGAAGAACATCAAGACCATG AATGAAGACAAAGTTAGTCGGGTGGTGGTCAATCAGCAGCTTCAGCTACAGAGCCAGAGGAAGGACATAGAGGAGAGTGGTGGTCTGAAAACAGAATTAAGTGAGGAGGTTGAGAGGCGCTTACATGCTGAAAGAGACCTGGAAACATACCGTAAGAGGTTTGTGTCTCTTAAGAAtaggagaggagtggagaggatggaggagaaggaggtggtGCAATACTACCGTGACCCCACACTGGAGGTGGAACTAAAGTCCTTCAGAAATCGGATCCAGGATGAAACAGTGAAGAGGACAAGAACCAATTCAGAGATAGAAATTATAAGAGAGAGGATTATCAAATTGGAAACAGAGCTGATCAAAGTCGAACCAAAACTGATCAACAGGGTACTGACAGAATACGAGAGAGACCCGCAGCTTGACAAAGAAGCCACCAGGATCAGAGATGAGATGCACAGGATACGACTCGAGCACCAAACAAGAGATACTGAGACTGTTCACGTGAAAACAGAGCTCACGGTTCTGTCTCAGCAGAAACAAAGAATCAAGGAGACGATTGTTAAGAAAGAAGTGGTGAGGCTTGAAAAGGATCCGGAGATGCTGAAAGCGGTTCTCACGTTCCAGAGCGATATCTCGGGGGAGCAGCTCCATTGCAAGTCGCTAAACGATAGCATTTTTAGCACGAGGAGTCAGATAAACACTCTAGAAAGGGTAATTCCCACCATCCAACCCAAGATAGTCACCAAGGTGGTGAAGCAAGTACAGCAAGATCCAGAAATGCAGGAAGAGTCGAAGAAACTGCGAATGGCcttggaggaggagaaagacgaGAATGTCATCTTGATGAAGGACCTGACCACCCTTCAGCTACGTTATAGTGAGGTGGACAAGATCAGGGCCAAAGTCGAGGTCAAGGAGATCATCAATGAGATCTACAGAGTTGATCCGGAGACAGAACTCGAGCTGGTGCGTCTGAGGAAAGAGCTGCATGATTTCAGCCGCAACCGCACAGACCTGGAGAGAGAAATCAAGACAATCACAACGACTCTGACTACCCTGCGCGCTCAGAAACCCAAAGTGGAGTACAAGGAAGTGACCCAGGAGGTGATCATAGAAGAGAAAAGCCCAGAGGTAACCAGGGAATTGCAAAGGCTGAACAACCAAGATGCCCGTCTGCAAGTCAACTATGACACCACCCTGGAGCTGCTGATGCGCCTGCGTAAAGAAAGAGACGAGCTGAAAGCTGAGAAATCCAAGGTGCAGACCACTATTGTCAATAAACAGCTCATCAAATATGAGAACGATCCTCTTATTGAGAAAGAGGCTGACAGACTTCGGAGGAATGTAAGAGAGGAGATCCACCAGCGCCGCAGTGTGGAGGAGTGTGTCTTTGACCTCCAGAACCAATACATTGTCCTTGAAAGGCAGAAGCCAGAGGAAAAGATCGTCATGCAGGAAGTGGTGCGTCTTCAGAAGGACCCCAGGCAGATACTAGAGCATGAGAAGTTGAACAAGAACATGGACGATGAACTGAAAGGCCGCAGGAAGATCGAATTAGAGGTCAGACAGCTAAGAGCCCTGATTCAAGACAAAGAGAGTACCCTGGCTCAGATGGACGAACGTCAGAAGAAGATTCAAGTAGAGTCAGAGCTCAGGCAGATCAAATCACGCATTCTTGAATTGGAGAATTCTCCGGCGCCCGTTGAGGAAAGGATTGTCATCGAGGAGGTCCTGAAAGTGGAGAGGGACCCTAAGCTGGAGAAACTTACTGATGGTATACGTGTCGACTTCGAGACTGAGAGCACCAATATCAGTCGTCTAGACAGAGAAATCCGCAACCTGAGGCTCAAGTTGGAACTTCTGCAAAAGGAGAAGTCAATTGAGAAGGTTGTTTACAGAGAAGTTGTTCGTGTCGAGAAAGACCCGCAGGTGGAGGCTGAAAGGGACCATCTAAGAGAGCTCGTAATGCAGGAGAGAAACCTCAGGCGTGACCAGGAGGATCACACTCAGAACATCCAACTCAAAATTACCCACATTCAGACGTCGCAGTCTATGTCCTCTCAGGAGGAGATTACTTACGTCACCAACAGAGacgctctgcagagagagaaggaggatcTGCTCAGACAGCTCAAAATGCTTGAGAGTGAAAGACAGAACATCAGCATAACCTTCCAGCAACAGTCCAAGCTGATGAGTGAGAGAAACCAGATGGGGCGGCAGAGGAGCCTTAAGAGTTCCTCTGAAATACAGCGGATGGAGAAAGAAATCCTcaatgaaaaagacaaaatacacCAGAGAGACGCGCTCATCATCGAGCTGCAGAACAGCGTCCAGAAAGAGGACCACTCTGAAACTCACACCAGGGAGACAAATCTTTCCACGAGGATCAGTATCCTGGATCCAGAAACCGGTAGAGACATGTCTCCCTATGATGCCTACGTGCAGGGGCTAATTGATCGCAACCACTACATTCACCTGTCGGAGTTGGAGTGCGACTGGGAGGAAATCACCTCAACTGGTCCAGATGGGGATACAACAATTCTGCAGGATCGCAAAAGTGGGAATCAGTACTCTATCAAGAATGCACTGAGGGATGGTCGCCTGACCCAGTATGATGTGACGCGCTACAAAGAAGGGAAAATATCCATTTCTGAGTTTGCCCTCCTTGTTGCAGGGGAAACCAGAAAGCCCATCGTTCCTCCAATACCAGTCCCAAGAACACCCACCAAACCACCCCCAGCCTCTCCCTTGAGCTCCATGCCATCCTCCCTGAGGACCTCCTACACCAGCCTCAACTCTCACCAGAGTGGCAGTATGACCAACCTCAGTGCTTCACCCGGTGATGAGCATTTCCCCATCTCTGGTATTTTAGACACCACCACTGAAAGCCGCATGTCTGTGAGAAGCGCCCTGACCCGCAAACTCCTCGATCCCGACACAGCCCTGAAGCTGCTGGAGGCACAAGCAGCCTCCGGGGGAATCGTCGATCTCACCAAGAAGGACAAACTGTCCGTCCACAAGGCAGCTGAGCGTGGCCTCATTGACTCGAGTGACATGTACAAGCTTCTGAACGCTCAGAAGGCCTTCACTGGAGTCGAGGACCCCATTACCAAAGACCGTCTCGCAGTGGGAGAGGCTGCAAAGAAAGGGTACATTCCCGCAGAAAATGCCAGGAGGTACATGGAGGCGCAGTACCTGACCGGTGGGTTTGTGAATCCCGCTAAACCAGGCCGCCTCAGTCTCGACGAAGCTCTCGCCAGTGATATTATTGACAGCGCAACAGCTGAGGAGCTGCGAGACGAGGCGTCCCACACAAAAGAGCTGACAGACCCCATCACTAAAGAGAAGATATCATACAAGCAGGCGATGGATCGGTGTAAGAGAGACGTCAGCACGGGGCTCCTGCTGCTTCCTGCAACCTCTACTGATGCCGCAAATGCCCCATCATACTCAAACTATCGTTTCAATTCCTCCTACAGCAAAGTCTAG
- the LOC119501148 gene encoding serotonin N-acetyltransferase-like isoform X1, translated as MTFIHSLTSNIQMQMSWWMTACKSCPINTDTHTILFSSQGLTEVILQRGREGGRRRRLFFYRVGMSVIGAQPFIKPMQPTPSVSPGIQRRHTLPASEVRPLNTQDAISVFEIEREAFISVSGDCPLHLDEVRHFLTLCPELSMGWIEEGRLVAFIIGSLWDKDRLDADALTLHKPHGSTVHIHILAVHRTFRQQGKGPILMWRYLQYLRCLPNVRRAVLMCEDFLIPFYRKSGFKVLGRCAITVANLTFTEMWYPISGHAYMRRNSEAIRFPHHPLTLPLTKTDEHLDV; from the exons ATGAccttcattcattcactgaCATCAAATATTCAAATGCAAATGAGCTGGTGGATGACAGCCTGTAAAAGCTGTCCTATAAATACggacacacacaccatcctctTCTCCTCGCAGGGCCTGACGGAGGTGATcctgcagagagggagagaaggaggaaggagaagaaggttgtttttttatagggTTGGGATGTCTGTTATTGGCGCGCAGCCTTTCATCAAACCAATGCAGCCAACACCTTCAGTTTCACCTGGTATCCAGAGGAGACACACACTCCCAGCCAGCGAAGTCCGGCCGCTCAACACACAAGATGCCATAAGCGTCTTTGAAATCGAGCGAGAAG caTTTATCTCAGTGTCAGGTGATTGTCCCCTCCACCTGGATGAGGTACGTCATTTCCTCACACTGTGTCCAGAGCTGTCCATGGGCTGGATTGAGGAGGGCCGGCTGGTGGCGTTCATCATCGGCTCCCTCTGGGACAAGGACAGACTTGATGCA GACGCACTGACTCTCCACAAGCCCCACGGCTCCACTGTCCACATCCACATCCTCGCCGTCCATCGCACCTTCAGGCAGCAGGGCAAAGGTCCCATTCTGATGTGGCGCTACCTGCAGTACCTCCGCTGCCTGCCCAACGTGCGCAGAGCGGTGCTCATGTGCGAAGACTTCCTCATCCCCTTCTACCGCAAGTCGGGGTTCAAGGTGCTGGGGCGCTGTGCCATCACCGTGGCCAACCTGACCTTCACGGAGATGTGGTACCCCATCAGCGGCCACGCGTACATGCGGCGCAACAGCGAGGCCATCCGTTTCCCCCATCATCCCTTGACTCTGCCACTGACAAAGACTGATGAACACCTTGATGTATGA
- the ddx5 gene encoding LOW QUALITY PROTEIN: probable ATP-dependent RNA helicase DDX5 (The sequence of the model RefSeq protein was modified relative to this genomic sequence to represent the inferred CDS: substituted 1 base at 1 genomic stop codon) → MPGYSDRDRGRDRDRGYGGGGGPPRFGGNRGGGGGGGGGGKFGNPGERLRKKQWNMDELPKFEKNFYQQHPDVARRSPQDVEQYRRAKVITFKGRECPNPIANFHEAAFPSYVMDVINKLNWTEPTPIQAQGWPLALSGKDMVGIAQTGSGKTLSYLLPAIVHINHQPFLERGDGPSXVCLVLAPTRELAQQVQQVAAEYGRASRLKSTCIYGGAPKGPQIRDLERGVEICIATPGRLIDFLEAGKTNLRRCTYLVLDEADRMLDMGFEPQIRKIVDQIRPDRQTLMWSATWPKEVRQLAEDFLKEYVQINVGALQLSANHNILQIVDVCNDGEKENKLIRLLEEIMSEKENKTIIFVETKRRCDDLTRRMRRDGWPAMGIHGDKSQQERDWVLNEFKYGKAPILIATDVASRGLDVEDVKFVINFDYPNNSEDYIHRIGRTARSQKTGTAYTFFTPNNMRQASDLISVLREANQAINPKLLQMAEDRGGRSRGGRGGDYRDDRRDRYSGRRDFGSFRDRDNGRGFDNGPNKAFGTNTQNGGYGGGNNNSSSNGFSGGSYNGNGQSNFNNQTGAFGGQNFQPQQFALAKTGAQTGASHPPFPFPQAQAPQQHPPPLVPYPMPPQFSQ, encoded by the exons ATGCCTGGATATTCCGACAGAGACCgcggcagagacagagacagagg atatggcggcggcggcggtccTCCTCGCTTTGGTGGTAAccgtggtggtggaggaggaggaggaggtggagggaagTTCGGCAACCCCGGTGAACGGCTTCGGAAGAAACAATGGAACATGGACGAGCTCCCGAAGTTTGAGAAAAACTTCTACCAGCAGCATCCCGACGTTGCCCGGAGGTCCCCG CAAGATGTTGAACAATACAGAAGGGCCAAAGTAATTACATTTAAGGGAAGAGAATGCCCAAATCCTATTGCCAACTTTCACGAGGCCGCCTTCCCAT CTTACGTGATGGATGTGATCAATAAATTGAACTGGACCGAACCAACACCCATCCAGGCTCAGGGCTGGCCTCTGGCTCTTAGTGGCAAAGATATGGTCGGCATTGCGCAGACGGGCTCTGGCAAGACGCTTTCC TATTTGTTGCCTGCAATTGTGCACATCAACCACCAGCCTTTCCTTGAACGTGGAGACGGCCCATCGTAAGTA TGCTTAGTGCTGGCCCCGACCCGTGAGCTTGCACAGCAGGTGCAACAGGTGGCTGCAGAATACGGCAGAGCTTCTCGCCTCAAGTCTACCTGTATCTATGGAGGAGCACCCAAGGGACCCCAGATCCGTGACCTGGAAAGAG GTGTGGAGATTTGCATCGCCACTCCAGGAAGGCTTATCGACTTCCTTGAAGCAGGGAAGACTAACCTTCGCCGATGCACTTATCTTGTCCTGGATGAGGCCGACAGAATGCTGGACATGGGTTTTGAGCCACAGATCAGGAAAATTGTCGACCAAATCAGA CCTGACCGTCAGACTCTGATGTGGAGTGCCACTTGGCCCAAAGAGGTCCGCCAGCTGGCTGAGGACTTCTTGAAGGAGTACGTCCAGATCAACGTGGGGGCACTGCAGCTCAGTGCCAACCACAACATCCTGCAAATCGTGGATGTTTGCAACGATGGAGAGAAGGAGAACAA GCTCATCCGTCTGCTTGAGGAAATCATGAGCGAGAAGGAGAATAAGACCATCATCTTTGTAGAGACAAAGAGGCGCTGTGATGACCTCACAAGGAGAATGAGAAGGGATGG GTGGCCAGCTATGGGAATCCATGGAGATAAAAGCCAGCAGGAAAGAGACTGGGTTCTCAATG agTTCAAATATGGGAAGGCTCCAATTCTCATTGCAACAGATGTTGCCTCCAGGGGTCTAG ATGTTGAAGATGTGAAATTTGTCATCAACTTTGACTACCCCAACAACTCTGAGGACTATATCCACCGCATTGGCCGAACAGCTCGTAGCCAAAAGACAGGCACGGCTTACACCTTCTTCACTCCCAACAACATGAGGCAGGCCAGCGACCTCATCTCTGTGCTCCGCGAGGCCAACCAGGCCATCAACCCAAAGCTCCTCCAAATGGCGGAAGACAGAGGAG GTCGTTCAAGGGGAGGCCGCGGTGGTGATTACAGAGATGACCGTCGGGATAGGTATTCTGGAAGGCGTGATTTTGGCAGTTTTAGGGACCGGGATAATGGTAGAGGTTTTGACAACGGACCAAATAAAGCTTTTGGCACAAATACACAGAATGGAGGCTATGGGGgcggcaacaacaacagcagtagCAATGGCTTCAGTGGAGGCAGCTACAACGGTAATGGACAGTCCAACTTTAACAACCAAACCGGAGCCTTCGGCGGCCAGAATTTCCAGCCCCAACAGTTTGCTCTCGCTAAGACTGGCGCACAGACCGGCGCCAGTCATCCCCCATTCCCCTTCCCCCAGGCACAGGCTCCGCAGCAGCATCCTCCACCGCTGGTGCCGTACCCCATGCCTCCTCAGTTCTCTCAGTAA
- the LOC119501148 gene encoding serotonin N-acetyltransferase-like isoform X2, with amino-acid sequence MSVIGAQPFIKPMQPTPSVSPGIQRRHTLPASEVRPLNTQDAISVFEIEREAFISVSGDCPLHLDEVRHFLTLCPELSMGWIEEGRLVAFIIGSLWDKDRLDADALTLHKPHGSTVHIHILAVHRTFRQQGKGPILMWRYLQYLRCLPNVRRAVLMCEDFLIPFYRKSGFKVLGRCAITVANLTFTEMWYPISGHAYMRRNSEAIRFPHHPLTLPLTKTDEHLDV; translated from the exons ATGTCTGTTATTGGCGCGCAGCCTTTCATCAAACCAATGCAGCCAACACCTTCAGTTTCACCTGGTATCCAGAGGAGACACACACTCCCAGCCAGCGAAGTCCGGCCGCTCAACACACAAGATGCCATAAGCGTCTTTGAAATCGAGCGAGAAG caTTTATCTCAGTGTCAGGTGATTGTCCCCTCCACCTGGATGAGGTACGTCATTTCCTCACACTGTGTCCAGAGCTGTCCATGGGCTGGATTGAGGAGGGCCGGCTGGTGGCGTTCATCATCGGCTCCCTCTGGGACAAGGACAGACTTGATGCA GACGCACTGACTCTCCACAAGCCCCACGGCTCCACTGTCCACATCCACATCCTCGCCGTCCATCGCACCTTCAGGCAGCAGGGCAAAGGTCCCATTCTGATGTGGCGCTACCTGCAGTACCTCCGCTGCCTGCCCAACGTGCGCAGAGCGGTGCTCATGTGCGAAGACTTCCTCATCCCCTTCTACCGCAAGTCGGGGTTCAAGGTGCTGGGGCGCTGTGCCATCACCGTGGCCAACCTGACCTTCACGGAGATGTGGTACCCCATCAGCGGCCACGCGTACATGCGGCGCAACAGCGAGGCCATCCGTTTCCCCCATCATCCCTTGACTCTGCCACTGACAAAGACTGATGAACACCTTGATGTATGA